The following proteins are encoded in a genomic region of Variovorax paradoxus:
- a CDS encoding amidohydrolase family protein: protein MKAIAPVAALLLAAFSAVAPSAFGQPARDTPPYEGPLFDTHLHYNQEAWDGNTGPYPPAEALARMQRNNVKAIVANSRPNAGTQTLAAARETRGAGVTVVPFVRLYRNRDDYSNWFRDESIHDMVQTELARGTASGPYRGIGEFHLYESANANGPVAKKLIALAERQKLAVLAHVDDVAIDLLMANAPSKGQALRLIWAHTGIGGAPIERVQALLERYPLLMGELSYRPGLTCEGGKLCPEWRALILKYPERFVVGSDTWVNQRWSAYDEIMRGYRVWLGDLPPDVAQRIAWGNAAALFNLR, encoded by the coding sequence ATGAAAGCCATCGCACCCGTCGCAGCCCTGCTTCTGGCTGCCTTCTCGGCGGTCGCGCCCTCTGCCTTCGGGCAGCCCGCGCGGGACACACCGCCCTACGAAGGTCCGCTGTTCGACACGCACCTGCACTACAACCAGGAAGCCTGGGACGGCAACACCGGTCCTTACCCTCCCGCGGAGGCGCTTGCGCGCATGCAGCGCAACAATGTGAAGGCGATCGTCGCCAACTCGCGGCCCAACGCGGGCACGCAAACTCTGGCCGCGGCACGCGAAACCCGCGGCGCGGGCGTGACCGTGGTGCCCTTCGTGCGCCTGTACCGCAACCGCGACGACTACAGCAACTGGTTCCGCGACGAGAGCATCCACGACATGGTGCAGACCGAACTGGCGCGCGGCACCGCGAGCGGACCCTACCGCGGCATCGGCGAGTTCCATCTGTACGAGAGTGCCAATGCCAACGGTCCGGTCGCCAAGAAGCTGATTGCACTCGCAGAGCGCCAGAAGCTCGCGGTGCTTGCGCACGTCGACGACGTGGCGATCGACCTGCTGATGGCCAACGCGCCGTCGAAGGGCCAGGCCCTGCGCCTCATCTGGGCTCACACCGGCATCGGCGGCGCGCCGATCGAGCGGGTGCAGGCGCTGCTGGAACGCTATCCGCTGCTGATGGGCGAACTCTCGTACCGGCCGGGGCTGACTTGCGAAGGCGGCAAGCTGTGCCCCGAATGGCGCGCGCTGATTCTCAAGTACCCGGAGCGGTTCGTCGTCGGCTCCGACACCTGGGTCAACCAACGCTGGAGCGCCTACGACGAAATCATGCGCGGCTACCGCGTCTGGCTCGGCGACCTGCCGCCCGACGTGGCGCAGCGCATTGCCTGGGGCAACGCGGCCGCGCTGTTCAACCTGCGCTGA
- a CDS encoding LysR family transcriptional regulator, whose amino-acid sequence MEVFVATVDAGSFAAAADALDLSAVMVGKHIRALEEQLGARLLERTTRRHALTEIGAAYLERCRDVLASVHTADGVAESLRAMPQGVLRVTAPVAYGAHRLTPVIAEYIAAYPQVKVDLNLNDRVVDLAEEGFDCGIRSGAPVDERLIARPLALARMFAVASPAWVARHGLPKHPSELEAFPLLGFAAWGANHSWRFTRGGQTVHVPVRGPLSTNNGQALLAAAMAGVGVIVQADALLGPALASGQVVQLLPKWDLPTRQVHIMRLPEARPSAKLRTFVDFVIERLG is encoded by the coding sequence ATGGAAGTCTTCGTCGCCACGGTCGATGCGGGCAGCTTCGCCGCCGCTGCCGATGCGCTCGATCTTTCGGCCGTGATGGTCGGCAAGCACATCCGCGCGCTCGAAGAGCAACTCGGCGCGCGCCTGCTCGAGCGCACCACGCGGCGCCATGCGCTCACGGAGATCGGCGCCGCCTATCTCGAACGCTGCCGCGACGTGCTCGCGAGCGTGCACACGGCCGACGGCGTGGCGGAGTCGCTGCGCGCCATGCCCCAGGGCGTGCTGCGCGTCACGGCGCCGGTGGCCTACGGCGCGCACCGGCTCACACCGGTGATCGCCGAATACATCGCCGCCTATCCGCAGGTGAAGGTGGACCTGAACCTCAACGACCGCGTGGTCGACTTGGCCGAAGAAGGCTTCGACTGCGGCATTCGCTCGGGCGCGCCGGTCGACGAACGGCTCATCGCGCGGCCGCTCGCGTTGGCGCGCATGTTCGCGGTGGCAAGCCCCGCCTGGGTTGCGCGCCACGGACTTCCGAAGCACCCGTCCGAGTTGGAAGCTTTTCCGCTGCTCGGCTTCGCGGCGTGGGGCGCGAACCATTCATGGCGCTTCACGCGCGGCGGGCAGACGGTGCATGTGCCGGTGCGCGGGCCGCTCAGCACCAACAACGGGCAGGCATTGCTGGCCGCCGCCATGGCTGGCGTGGGCGTGATCGTGCAGGCCGACGCGCTGCTCGGCCCTGCCCTCGCCTCGGGGCAGGTGGTTCAACTGCTGCCCAAGTGGGACTTGCCGACGCGGCAGGTTCACATCATGCGGTTGCCCGAAGCCCGGCCCAGCGCCAAGCTTCGGACCTTCGTGGACTTCGTGATCGAGCGCCTGGGTTAG
- a CDS encoding LysR substrate-binding domain-containing protein, which produces MSQVMFDLDVLRSFSTGIALGSYARAADKLGRSTSAVSAQLKKLEGQAGAVLFRKAGRGLELTDAGETLLAYAHRMLELNEEAAAAMRGADLQGWVRLGLQEDFGETLLPAVLGRFSRAHPRVRIEACVARSAELRERLELRQLDLALVWDTGEQITPHGERVARLPLQWIGPRAPDALDAAWWKERERRISGARKSKEPLPLVLLDPPCPLRDIVTAALDRAGTPWRHAFTSASLAALWAATSAGLGLSVRTPFGLPAHVRAIDRTAVGLPALPQMSLMLYRAQAAAEAPVARLATLLLEAVRQHVQADAAH; this is translated from the coding sequence ATGTCCCAGGTGATGTTCGATCTCGACGTGCTACGCAGTTTTTCGACCGGCATCGCGCTCGGCAGCTATGCGCGCGCGGCCGACAAATTGGGCCGGTCCACGTCGGCGGTGAGCGCGCAGCTCAAGAAGCTCGAAGGCCAGGCCGGTGCCGTGCTGTTCCGCAAGGCCGGCCGCGGCCTGGAGCTCACCGATGCGGGCGAGACGCTGCTCGCCTATGCCCACCGCATGCTCGAACTCAACGAAGAAGCGGCCGCCGCAATGCGCGGCGCGGACCTTCAGGGCTGGGTGCGGCTCGGCCTGCAGGAAGACTTCGGCGAAACGCTGCTGCCCGCTGTGCTCGGCCGTTTTTCACGCGCGCATCCCAGGGTGCGCATCGAGGCCTGCGTGGCGCGCAGCGCGGAGCTGCGCGAACGGCTCGAGCTCCGGCAGCTCGACCTGGCACTGGTGTGGGACACCGGCGAGCAGATCACGCCGCACGGCGAGCGCGTGGCGCGCCTGCCTCTGCAATGGATCGGACCCAGGGCGCCCGACGCGCTCGACGCCGCGTGGTGGAAGGAGCGCGAGCGCCGAATCAGCGGCGCCCGAAAGAGCAAGGAGCCGCTGCCGCTGGTGCTGCTCGATCCGCCATGCCCGCTGCGCGACATCGTCACCGCCGCGCTCGACCGGGCCGGCACGCCGTGGCGCCATGCGTTCACCAGTGCCAGCCTCGCCGCGCTATGGGCGGCCACATCGGCCGGCCTGGGCCTGTCGGTGCGCACGCCTTTCGGCCTGCCTGCGCACGTGCGTGCCATCGACCGCACGGCCGTCGGCCTTCCGGCGCTGCCGCAGATGTCGCTCATGCTCTACCGCGCGCAGGCCGCGGCCGAGGCGCCGGTTGCACGGCTGGCCACGCTGCTGCTCGAGGCGGTGCGGCAGCATGTGCAGGCCGACGCGGCGCACTAG
- a CDS encoding serine hydrolase domain-containing protein, with translation MRAHGKTSFLASLAAVLLVAALPLRAAPADEPVVWPTAGWTPSTPEAQGMESAAVARLVDFGAANAMDSLLVTRHGRLVAEAYYAPYRAGLKHAVNSTTKAVVGTLTGMAIQDGLLASRDQPVLDFFPERTIANLDASKKAMTLGHLLDMTSGIDWKEKLDGSAPETGLQFGRSRDWQGFVLDRPMAQPPGSGFNYNSGNTHLLSAIVAKKTGGSTLAYAQRRLFEPLGIGDVRWRKDPQGIETGGAGLYLHPRDMAKIGYLYLRKGQWEGRQLLPAAWVDQVFQASVDMGFGAGPVFRYANGWWTIPEKRAYIAAGMNRQLIIVLPEIDVVAVVTGRRNYLLPPFIDMIAASARSARPLPEDGAAQAQLADRIRAASVEKQSPVAPPPELAAAVSRKAWQFDRNALGVKRLMLDLTAASPSYEILFDNGRPDAPATPVTGPLGLDGYYRLNEKVADAPVAVKGDWTDPQSFRIVSRSLSDGDVSMYQLRFDGPQLNVAFENNRGFKAQVQGRAAP, from the coding sequence ATGCGTGCGCACGGCAAGACAAGTTTCCTCGCCAGCCTGGCGGCCGTGCTGCTCGTTGCAGCCTTGCCGCTCAGAGCCGCACCGGCCGACGAACCGGTCGTCTGGCCCACGGCCGGATGGACTCCGAGCACACCCGAGGCGCAAGGCATGGAATCCGCCGCCGTCGCCAGGCTGGTCGATTTCGGCGCCGCGAACGCGATGGACAGCCTGCTCGTCACGCGCCACGGGAGGCTGGTGGCCGAAGCTTATTACGCACCCTACCGTGCCGGTCTCAAGCATGCGGTGAACTCCACCACCAAGGCCGTCGTCGGAACGCTCACCGGCATGGCGATCCAGGACGGGCTGCTGGCTTCGCGCGACCAGCCGGTGCTCGACTTCTTTCCCGAGCGCACCATCGCGAACCTCGATGCGTCCAAGAAGGCGATGACCCTCGGGCATCTGCTCGACATGACATCGGGCATCGACTGGAAGGAAAAGCTCGACGGCTCGGCGCCCGAGACAGGGCTGCAGTTTGGACGCAGCCGCGACTGGCAAGGTTTTGTGCTCGACCGCCCGATGGCGCAGCCGCCCGGCAGCGGCTTCAATTACAACAGCGGCAACACGCACCTGCTCTCGGCCATTGTTGCGAAGAAAACAGGCGGCAGCACGCTGGCCTATGCGCAGCGCAGATTGTTCGAGCCGCTGGGCATCGGCGACGTTCGCTGGCGCAAAGATCCGCAGGGCATCGAGACCGGCGGTGCCGGCCTTTATCTGCATCCGCGCGACATGGCGAAGATCGGCTATCTCTACCTGCGCAAGGGCCAATGGGAGGGGCGCCAGCTGCTCCCCGCCGCGTGGGTGGATCAGGTCTTTCAAGCCTCCGTGGACATGGGCTTCGGCGCCGGGCCCGTGTTCCGTTATGCGAACGGCTGGTGGACCATTCCGGAAAAGCGCGCCTACATTGCCGCCGGCATGAACCGGCAACTGATCATCGTGCTGCCCGAGATCGACGTGGTTGCGGTGGTCACGGGGCGGCGCAACTATCTGCTGCCGCCCTTCATCGACATGATCGCCGCCTCCGCCCGTTCGGCCCGGCCGCTGCCTGAAGACGGCGCAGCGCAGGCCCAGTTGGCCGATCGCATTCGCGCTGCGTCCGTCGAAAAGCAAAGCCCGGTGGCGCCTCCGCCCGAACTCGCGGCAGCGGTCTCGCGCAAAGCCTGGCAGTTCGACCGCAATGCCCTGGGCGTGAAGCGCCTGATGCTCGACCTGACGGCGGCCAGCCCAAGCTACGAAATACTGTTCGATAACGGGCGCCCCGACGCACCCGCCACGCCGGTGACAGGACCGTTGGGGCTCGATGGCTACTATCGCCTCAACGAGAAGGTGGCCGACGCGCCGGTTGCGGTCAAAGGCGACTGGACCGACCCGCAGAGCTTTCGCATCGTTTCGCGTTCGCTGAGCGATGGCGACGTGTCGATGTACCAGCTGCGCTTCGACGGCCCGCAGCTGAACGTGGCGTTCGAAAACAACCGCGGCTTCAAGGCTCAGGTGCAAGGCAGGGCTGCGCCATAG
- a CDS encoding BMP family ABC transporter substrate-binding protein, giving the protein MYKNLAGRAVLAWAAACFLSPAFSKPQASKEPLKIGFVYVTPITDAGWVRQHEEGRKAVDAALGGKVKTTYVENVPEGADAERVIRDLAQQGNQLIFTPSFGYMEPTLKVAKDFPDVKFESVTGYKAAPNVATANARYYEGRYLAGVAAGRMTKTNVAGYVAGFPIPEVLQGINAFTLGMRSVNPNAKVIVVWLNEWFDPPKERDAAMAVFNQNADVVAFHTGSTAVMAAAQERGKMAVAYHSDMRKIAPDAQIVAVTHQWGGYYTQRAKAVLDGSWKSGNVWGGVKEGMIRAGDFGTKVPKAVQQEVLARQQDIAAGKLQPFRAVNGDVRDNEGRVVIAKGAQLNDEQILKMNWLAEGVQGRVAR; this is encoded by the coding sequence ATGTACAAAAACCTCGCGGGCCGCGCCGTTCTGGCGTGGGCAGCCGCCTGTTTTTTATCTCCCGCCTTTTCGAAACCGCAGGCCTCTAAAGAGCCGCTGAAGATCGGCTTCGTCTACGTCACGCCGATCACCGACGCCGGCTGGGTGCGCCAGCATGAAGAGGGCCGCAAGGCGGTCGATGCGGCACTCGGCGGCAAGGTCAAGACCACGTATGTCGAGAACGTGCCCGAGGGTGCCGATGCCGAACGCGTGATCCGCGACCTCGCGCAGCAGGGCAACCAGTTGATCTTCACGCCCAGCTTCGGCTACATGGAGCCGACACTCAAGGTGGCAAAGGACTTCCCCGATGTGAAGTTCGAATCGGTCACCGGCTACAAGGCCGCGCCCAACGTCGCGACCGCCAACGCGCGCTACTACGAAGGCCGCTATCTCGCGGGCGTCGCAGCCGGCCGCATGACGAAGACGAACGTGGCGGGCTATGTGGCGGGCTTTCCGATTCCGGAGGTGCTGCAGGGCATCAACGCCTTCACGCTCGGCATGCGCTCGGTGAACCCGAACGCCAAGGTCATCGTGGTGTGGCTCAACGAATGGTTCGATCCGCCGAAGGAGCGCGACGCGGCAATGGCCGTGTTCAACCAGAACGCCGACGTGGTCGCGTTTCACACCGGCTCCACCGCAGTGATGGCCGCGGCGCAGGAGCGCGGCAAGATGGCCGTGGCCTATCACTCGGACATGCGCAAGATCGCACCCGATGCGCAGATCGTCGCCGTCACGCACCAGTGGGGCGGCTACTACACGCAGCGCGCGAAGGCGGTGCTCGACGGCAGCTGGAAGAGCGGCAATGTCTGGGGCGGCGTGAAGGAAGGAATGATCCGCGCCGGCGACTTCGGCACCAAGGTGCCCAAGGCCGTGCAGCAGGAAGTCCTGGCGCGCCAGCAGGACATTGCCGCGGGCAAGCTGCAGCCGTTTCGCGCCGTGAACGGCGACGTGCGCGACAACGAAGGCCGCGTCGTCATCGCAAAAGGCGCGCAGCTGAACGACGAGCAGATCCTGAAGATGAACTGGCTGGCCGAAGGCGTGCAGGGGCGCGTCGCGCGCTAG
- a CDS encoding PAS domain-containing sensor histidine kinase: MQSQPVSASNATLLEDAAPIVEQLPIGIFRKDAAGRFIFVNARFCQVKGTPAERILGRTAVEIASDAAAGPDSAWRAELAEQESRQHAQILQTGQQVEREEAFSEPGGPPQSWRIVESAVLGPDGAIVGSQGVLFGATRRNPEDDTLANERDLLRALLDNSPDHIYFKDRQSRFIRTSTAQALEFGMATPEGLVGKSDFDVFSDDHARPAFEDEQEIIRTGLPMIGKVERETWMDGRPDSWALTTKMPLRNGAGQIIGTFGITKNISDLKEAERQVAEAHKQLIEASHLAGMARIATNVLHNVGNVLNSVNVSAALILSRVRASKVQGLSRAVQLMEEHAGDLGAFLASDAKGKVLPGYLRQLASALVAEQNDAIKELAALSKNVEHIKEIIAAQQAHAGSSRLLEKVQIRELVEDALRINAESLARRQMAVEKEMAAVPEFLLDRGRILQILVNLISNAEQAMEGVTDREPKLTLRVELVQGERLRICVADNGVGIAAQALTQVFAHGFTTKKTGHGFGLHSAVIAAHEMGGTLTVHSDGPGTGAAFTLELPVEARKADPLSAG, translated from the coding sequence ATGCAAAGCCAACCCGTCTCCGCCTCGAATGCAACCCTCCTGGAGGATGCGGCGCCGATCGTCGAGCAGTTGCCGATCGGTATTTTTCGCAAGGACGCCGCGGGGCGGTTCATCTTCGTCAATGCCCGGTTTTGCCAAGTCAAGGGCACTCCCGCTGAGCGGATTCTGGGTAGGACTGCCGTCGAGATCGCGTCCGATGCGGCGGCGGGACCGGACTCGGCATGGCGAGCGGAACTCGCCGAGCAGGAAAGCCGCCAACACGCGCAGATCCTGCAAACCGGGCAGCAGGTCGAGCGGGAAGAAGCTTTTTCAGAGCCCGGCGGCCCGCCGCAATCCTGGCGGATTGTCGAGTCCGCGGTGTTGGGACCGGATGGCGCCATCGTCGGCAGCCAGGGCGTGCTGTTCGGTGCGACCCGACGCAACCCGGAGGACGACACGCTGGCCAACGAGCGCGATCTGCTCCGCGCGCTGTTGGACAACTCGCCGGACCACATCTACTTCAAGGACAGGCAGTCCCGTTTCATCAGGACCAGCACGGCCCAAGCCCTCGAGTTCGGAATGGCCACACCCGAAGGGCTGGTGGGCAAGTCGGACTTCGACGTTTTTTCCGACGACCACGCGCGCCCGGCGTTCGAGGACGAGCAGGAAATCATCCGCACCGGCTTGCCGATGATCGGCAAGGTGGAACGGGAAACCTGGATGGATGGACGGCCCGACAGCTGGGCGCTGACCACAAAAATGCCTCTGCGCAACGGCGCGGGCCAGATCATCGGAACCTTCGGCATCACCAAGAACATCTCCGACCTGAAGGAGGCCGAGCGCCAGGTTGCCGAGGCGCACAAGCAGCTGATCGAGGCCTCGCACCTCGCGGGCATGGCCCGGATTGCCACCAATGTGCTGCATAACGTGGGCAATGTGCTCAACAGCGTGAACGTATCGGCCGCGCTGATTCTTTCGCGCGTTCGCGCTTCCAAGGTTCAGGGGCTTTCACGGGCGGTCCAGCTGATGGAAGAGCACGCCGGCGACCTGGGTGCGTTCCTGGCATCGGATGCCAAGGGCAAGGTGCTTCCCGGTTATCTGCGCCAATTGGCTTCCGCGCTGGTGGCGGAGCAGAACGACGCCATCAAGGAACTGGCGGCGCTGAGCAAGAACGTGGAGCACATCAAGGAGATCATCGCCGCGCAGCAGGCCCACGCGGGATCGTCGAGGCTGCTGGAGAAGGTTCAGATCCGCGAACTGGTGGAAGACGCATTGCGCATCAACGCAGAGTCGTTGGCGCGGCGGCAGATGGCGGTGGAAAAAGAGATGGCCGCCGTTCCCGAGTTTCTGCTGGACCGCGGGCGAATACTGCAGATCCTGGTCAACCTGATCAGCAACGCCGAGCAGGCGATGGAGGGCGTGACCGATCGCGAGCCGAAGCTCACGCTGCGGGTCGAGCTGGTGCAAGGCGAGCGGTTGCGCATCTGCGTTGCGGACAACGGGGTGGGCATCGCGGCGCAGGCCCTGACCCAGGTGTTCGCGCATGGGTTCACCACGAAGAAGACCGGCCATGGGTTCGGCCTGCACAGCGCGGTGATTGCCGCGCATGAAATGGGCGGAACGCTCACGGTCCACAGCGACGGGCCGGGCACCGGCGCGGCGTTCACGCTCGAGCTTCCGGTCGAAGCCAGAAAAGCAGACCCGCTCAGCGCAGGTTGA
- a CDS encoding short chain dehydrogenase: MKILVVGATGAVGSAVAEVLAARGHEVVRAGRTRGDLQVDITSDASVEALYAAVGRVDAIVSAAGGLFFGPLAEMRPADFNIGLQDKLLGQVRLALLGQHVLTDGGSITLTTGVAADDPVRGGGNAAAVNAAVEGFVKGAAIELSRGLRINAVSPTLLTESLAAYGAFFPGVETVPAARVALAYVRSVEGPLTGRVFRVWQ; encoded by the coding sequence ATGAAGATTCTTGTTGTGGGCGCGACGGGCGCCGTGGGCAGTGCGGTGGCCGAGGTGCTGGCCGCGCGCGGGCACGAGGTGGTGCGCGCCGGCCGCACGCGCGGCGACCTGCAAGTCGATATCACGAGCGACGCCAGCGTCGAGGCGCTGTATGCCGCGGTAGGGCGTGTCGATGCGATCGTCTCGGCGGCGGGTGGCCTGTTCTTCGGACCGCTCGCCGAGATGCGGCCGGCCGACTTCAACATCGGCCTGCAGGACAAGCTGCTGGGGCAGGTGCGGCTCGCATTGCTGGGCCAGCATGTGCTGACCGACGGCGGCTCGATCACGCTGACCACGGGTGTCGCGGCCGACGACCCGGTTCGCGGCGGAGGCAATGCGGCGGCCGTGAATGCAGCCGTCGAGGGTTTTGTGAAAGGCGCAGCCATCGAGCTGTCGCGCGGCCTGCGCATCAATGCGGTGAGCCCGACGCTGCTGACCGAATCGTTGGCCGCGTATGGCGCATTCTTTCCGGGCGTCGAAACCGTACCGGCCGCGCGCGTGGCGCTGGCCTATGTGCGCAGCGTCGAGGGGCCGCTGACGGGGCGCGTGTTTCGCGTGTGGCAATGA
- a CDS encoding adenosine deaminase, with amino-acid sequence MTDFRPVFDKSFCNIAADRLPELLRAMPKAELHMHIEGSLEPELIFALAERNGVAIPYASVEELRRAYAFTNLQSFLDIYYAGASVLLKEQDFYDMAWAYLERAAADNVVHTEMFFDPQTHTARGVPMEVVVNGLHRACVDAAPKLGVSAALILCFLRHLSEEEAFETLEQALPFRDKFIGVGLDSSELGHPPEKFARVFARCRELGFHLVAHAGEEGPPAYVWSALDVLKVERVDHGVQSAKDPALMKRLAQERIPLTVCPLSNLKLCVFPDLAQHNLGALLDAGLVATVNSDDPAYFGGYMNQNFTQTFAATGLNAQQAWQLAANSFEGSFIGAAAKRAYVDRLNAVFATF; translated from the coding sequence ATGACCGATTTCCGACCCGTTTTCGACAAGAGCTTCTGCAACATTGCCGCGGACCGCCTGCCCGAGCTGCTGCGCGCCATGCCCAAGGCCGAGCTGCACATGCACATCGAAGGCTCGCTCGAGCCCGAACTGATCTTTGCGCTCGCCGAGCGCAACGGCGTGGCCATTCCGTATGCGAGCGTCGAAGAGCTGCGCCGCGCCTACGCCTTCACCAACCTGCAGAGCTTTCTCGACATCTACTACGCCGGCGCGAGCGTGCTGCTGAAGGAGCAGGACTTCTACGACATGGCCTGGGCCTACCTCGAGCGCGCCGCGGCCGACAACGTGGTGCACACCGAGATGTTCTTCGACCCGCAGACCCACACGGCGCGCGGCGTGCCGATGGAGGTGGTGGTCAACGGCCTGCACCGCGCTTGCGTCGATGCAGCGCCGAAGCTCGGCGTGAGCGCGGCGCTGATCCTGTGCTTCCTGCGGCACCTGAGCGAAGAAGAAGCGTTCGAGACGCTGGAGCAGGCGCTGCCGTTCCGCGACAAGTTCATCGGCGTGGGGCTCGATTCGAGCGAGCTCGGCCATCCGCCAGAAAAGTTCGCACGTGTGTTCGCGCGCTGCCGCGAGCTGGGTTTTCACCTCGTCGCGCACGCGGGTGAAGAGGGGCCGCCGGCCTACGTGTGGAGCGCACTCGACGTGCTGAAGGTCGAGCGGGTCGACCACGGCGTGCAGAGCGCGAAAGACCCGGCTCTGATGAAGCGGCTCGCGCAAGAGCGCATTCCTCTCACCGTGTGCCCGCTGTCGAACCTCAAGCTCTGCGTGTTCCCCGACCTGGCGCAGCACAACCTCGGTGCGCTGCTCGACGCGGGGCTGGTCGCCACCGTCAACTCGGACGACCCCGCCTACTTCGGCGGCTACATGAACCAGAACTTCACGCAGACCTTCGCGGCCACCGGGCTCAACGCACAGCAGGCCTGGCAACTCGCGGCCAACAGCTTCGAAGGCAGCTTCATCGGCGCGGCGGCCAAGCGCGCCTATGTGGACCGGCTCAACGCCGTCTTCGCGACCTTCTGA
- a CDS encoding MFS transporter, translated as MTHPTRSSSFPPRHRWKVLAAGVAANAAFSVAFSGIPMTAVLMRTGYQLDNATLGLVLGLMGLGIAVSELPWGLLTDRWGDRPVLLCGLGSTALALVAMALWAAPDAQHIPGLGWLGGGLLLVGLLGGSVNGASGRAVMTWFDAGERGLAMSIRQTAVPLGGGVGALALPFVALHFGFAALYGLLAVLCALSAAMSWAWVHEPPVAPRTKADAAQALAVPKTGPLRDARVWRIVAGIGILCAPQFAVLSFGTVFLHDFAHAGLATITATMVFVQIGAMAMRVWSGRWTDRRRNRPAYLRACSALSVLLFAGLALLAMAAGTHVAGSPMLRIALVVLLGVSGVCVSAWHGVAYTELATLAGAARAGTALGMANTSVFLVCFVTPFSIPHLLALQGWPLVWLAASACALVAMPLLVPRPSAATVADQKVAKTALSRST; from the coding sequence ATGACTCATCCGACCCGCTCTTCTTCGTTCCCGCCGCGTCACCGCTGGAAGGTGCTGGCCGCAGGCGTGGCGGCCAATGCCGCGTTCTCGGTCGCCTTCAGCGGCATTCCGATGACCGCGGTGCTGATGCGCACCGGCTACCAGCTCGACAACGCCACGCTCGGCCTGGTGCTCGGCCTCATGGGCCTGGGCATTGCCGTGAGCGAACTGCCGTGGGGCCTCTTGACCGACCGCTGGGGCGACCGGCCGGTGCTGCTCTGCGGCCTCGGCAGCACCGCCCTCGCGCTGGTGGCCATGGCACTTTGGGCTGCGCCGGATGCGCAGCACATTCCCGGCCTCGGCTGGCTGGGCGGCGGGCTGCTGCTGGTCGGCCTGCTGGGCGGCAGCGTCAACGGCGCCAGCGGGCGCGCGGTGATGACGTGGTTCGATGCCGGAGAACGCGGGCTTGCGATGAGCATCCGCCAGACCGCCGTGCCGCTGGGCGGCGGTGTCGGCGCGCTGGCGTTGCCGTTCGTCGCATTGCACTTCGGCTTTGCCGCGCTCTATGGCCTGCTGGCGGTGCTGTGTGCGCTGAGCGCGGCGATGAGCTGGGCCTGGGTGCACGAGCCGCCGGTTGCACCGCGCACAAAGGCCGACGCTGCGCAAGCCTTGGCCGTGCCGAAGACCGGTCCGCTGCGCGACGCCCGCGTCTGGCGCATCGTGGCTGGTATCGGCATTCTGTGTGCGCCGCAGTTCGCGGTGCTGTCTTTCGGCACGGTGTTCCTGCACGACTTCGCCCATGCGGGGCTCGCAACGATCACCGCCACGATGGTGTTCGTGCAGATCGGCGCCATGGCCATGCGCGTATGGAGCGGCCGCTGGACCGACCGCCGCCGCAACCGCCCGGCCTACCTGCGCGCCTGCAGCGCCCTCAGCGTGCTGCTGTTCGCGGGCCTCGCGTTGCTGGCGATGGCCGCGGGCACGCACGTTGCGGGCTCACCAATGCTGCGCATTGCGCTGGTGGTCCTGCTAGGCGTGAGCGGGGTCTGCGTCTCGGCCTGGCACGGCGTCGCCTACACGGAGTTGGCCACGCTCGCCGGCGCGGCCCGGGCCGGCACCGCGCTGGGCATGGCGAACACCAGCGTGTTCCTGGTCTGCTTCGTCACGCCCTTTTCGATTCCGCATCTGCTGGCACTGCAGGGCTGGCCGCTGGTGTGGCTCGCGGCCAGCGCCTGCGCTCTGGTGGCGATGCCGCTGCTGGTGCCGCGGCCCTCCGCCGCGACGGTTGCCGATCAGAAGGTCGCGAAGACGGCGTTGAGCCGGTCCACATAG